Proteins from one Tautonia marina genomic window:
- a CDS encoding DUF1559 domain-containing protein, translating into MTIQRRRTRAFTLIELLVVIAIIGVLIALLLPAVQSAREAARRVQCTNNLMQLILASQNYASAHEVFPPGVIDDPGSGPIPNLPVGKHYGWATQILPFLEERNAFAKLNFDTGLYAPANDTIRTMEKRIFLCPSDGRIGTAGPSSPAQMSYAGNHHDVEAPIDETNHGAFFLNSALKAQGVPDGLTNTIFFGEYRATGAPTLGWASGTRATLRNTGTPPNWSARFPAGMNREDLGDGSLDAIEQQPEQPEQPEQPDVPGDFPPAAYLVGGFGSNHPGGANFAFGDGSVRFVKDTVDQQVFRYLGHRADGEVISDNSY; encoded by the coding sequence ATGACCATTCAAAGGCGGCGAACGCGAGCGTTTACTCTGATCGAGCTGCTGGTCGTGATCGCCATTATCGGGGTCCTGATCGCGCTCTTGCTCCCGGCGGTGCAATCGGCGCGGGAGGCGGCCAGGCGGGTGCAGTGCACCAACAACCTGATGCAACTGATCCTGGCCTCGCAAAATTATGCGTCGGCGCACGAGGTGTTTCCGCCCGGTGTGATCGACGATCCAGGGTCGGGCCCGATCCCGAATCTTCCGGTCGGCAAGCACTATGGCTGGGCGACGCAGATCCTCCCCTTTCTGGAGGAGCGGAACGCCTTTGCCAAACTGAATTTCGACACAGGCTTGTATGCGCCGGCCAACGATACGATCCGGACAATGGAGAAACGCATCTTTTTGTGTCCGTCTGATGGACGCATCGGGACCGCCGGCCCCTCCTCACCTGCCCAGATGAGCTATGCCGGGAATCATCACGATGTGGAAGCGCCGATCGACGAGACGAACCACGGAGCGTTTTTTCTGAACAGCGCGTTGAAGGCTCAGGGGGTACCCGATGGTCTGACAAACACGATCTTCTTCGGGGAATATCGAGCGACCGGGGCTCCGACGCTCGGCTGGGCCTCCGGTACGCGGGCGACCCTGCGCAATACGGGGACACCTCCGAACTGGTCGGCTCGGTTTCCGGCGGGGATGAACCGAGAGGATCTGGGGGATGGGAGTCTCGACGCCATCGAGCAACAACCGGAGCAACCGGAGCAACCGGAGCAACCGGATGTCCCGGGGGACTTCCCGCCGGCCGCTTACCTTGTCGGCGGATTCGGGAGCAACCACCCCGGAGGAGCGAACTTTGCCTTCGGAGATGGATCGGTCCGGTTCGTGAAGGATACGGTGGATCAACAGGTGTTTCGCTACCTCGGTCATCGGGCCGATGGTGAGGTGATCAGCGATAACAGCTATTGA
- a CDS encoding glycosyltransferase family 39 protein, whose protein sequence is MSIVTRHRDRLALLALLAFTFGVRAWKIDQPIVENYVGRQIPTAMVARNLERGSGFLRPQLDTGPFPNLFLVEPPIFASIVAGVSRATGWPIGVSGRLVSALATTLGAWGLYGLTRRREGVGVALVAIGVFAVLPVMIRYGRAVQPDALMLGTQLAALRCWDAFVHEDRGRRGWLVGGWFLLATSLAVKVTSAFVFVPIVLVILGPKRRWAIGLAFLALIPAILWYVHASTLLAEGEGSRASLDNRRIWLDALVPTALVHLETYRPAARYLLIRSFTPIGLVLAILGVFKVRPIDRLWCLWGASALLALVLLAGKWHHEYYWMVLAPVLSVGIARSLVALARVQHGRGWAVPLGVAFVAMAVLGSSSTWQTPVEWENIDQAAEQVRRVVPPDRWLVAPEALLYTADRRGCRLETTPRSAQRAAGEWAGRLENPDDPLALVAFYQSRGAAFLADLGSEDDQDTDPRRALLRRRAREHYRILIDRPDVFVVELVPKPGLDGASHGD, encoded by the coding sequence ATGAGCATTGTGACGCGACATCGTGATCGGCTGGCACTGCTGGCACTCCTGGCCTTCACCTTCGGGGTGCGGGCCTGGAAGATCGATCAGCCGATTGTCGAGAACTACGTCGGCCGTCAGATCCCCACGGCGATGGTCGCGCGCAACCTTGAGCGCGGGTCCGGATTTCTCCGTCCCCAGCTCGATACCGGACCATTCCCGAACCTGTTCCTGGTCGAGCCGCCGATCTTTGCCTCCATCGTTGCCGGAGTCTCCCGCGCGACGGGCTGGCCGATCGGCGTTTCCGGTCGCCTCGTCTCGGCCCTGGCGACGACCCTCGGAGCCTGGGGCCTCTACGGTCTGACTCGACGTCGGGAAGGAGTCGGGGTTGCCTTGGTGGCGATCGGTGTCTTTGCGGTCTTGCCGGTCATGATCCGCTACGGTCGGGCCGTGCAGCCCGATGCCCTCATGCTCGGCACGCAACTGGCGGCCCTCCGCTGCTGGGATGCCTTCGTCCACGAGGATCGCGGGCGGCGAGGCTGGCTGGTCGGCGGTTGGTTCCTCCTGGCAACCAGCCTGGCGGTCAAGGTGACCTCGGCGTTCGTCTTCGTGCCGATTGTCCTGGTGATCCTCGGTCCGAAGCGGCGATGGGCGATCGGATTGGCATTCCTGGCCTTGATTCCGGCCATCCTCTGGTATGTGCATGCGTCAACGTTGCTGGCCGAAGGGGAAGGCTCGCGTGCCTCGCTCGACAACCGGCGCATCTGGCTCGACGCCCTGGTGCCGACGGCCCTGGTTCACCTGGAAACCTACCGGCCCGCGGCACGGTATCTGCTCATCCGATCCTTCACGCCCATCGGGCTGGTGCTCGCGATCCTGGGAGTGTTCAAGGTCCGACCCATCGACCGGCTCTGGTGTCTCTGGGGAGCCTCAGCCCTGCTCGCCCTGGTGCTCTTGGCGGGGAAGTGGCATCACGAATACTATTGGATGGTCCTCGCGCCGGTGTTGAGCGTCGGGATTGCCCGGAGTCTTGTCGCGTTGGCCCGAGTGCAGCATGGCCGAGGGTGGGCGGTTCCCCTGGGAGTCGCGTTCGTCGCGATGGCGGTCCTCGGCTCCTCCTCGACCTGGCAGACTCCGGTCGAGTGGGAAAACATCGACCAGGCGGCCGAGCAGGTGCGCCGGGTTGTCCCGCCCGATCGTTGGCTCGTGGCTCCGGAGGCCTTGCTCTACACCGCCGATCGTCGCGGCTGCCGCCTGGAAACAACCCCTCGATCCGCCCAGCGGGCGGCCGGAGAGTGGGCGGGGCGGCTGGAAAATCCCGACGATCCGCTGGCCCTCGTCGCGTTTTACCAGAGCCGAGGGGCAGCGTTCCTGGCCGATCTCGGCTCTGAGGATGACCAGGACACCGATCCTCGTCGTGCCTTGCTTCGCCGGCGTGCCCGCGAACACTACCGCATTTTGATCGATCGGCCCGATGTGTTCGTGGTCGAGCTTGTGCCGAAGCCCGGCCTCGATGGAGCCTCTCATGGCGATTGA
- a CDS encoding GNAT family N-acetyltransferase, whose product MTAIIRPAQPDDCETIVQLIRELADYEQLLDHARATPDDVRRGLFGPRPFAEALIAEWDGQAVGLALFFHTFSTFRGQAGLYLEDLFVRPSHRSRGIGKSLLSSLAKLAVDRGCGRLEWSVLNWNEPAIGFYQAMGARPMDEWTVYRIDDEPLQRLASHANTPSAV is encoded by the coding sequence ATGACCGCGATCATCCGTCCCGCCCAGCCCGACGACTGTGAAACGATTGTTCAATTGATTCGGGAGCTGGCCGATTACGAGCAACTGCTCGATCATGCCAGGGCCACCCCCGACGACGTTCGTCGCGGCCTGTTCGGCCCTCGTCCCTTCGCCGAGGCCCTGATCGCCGAATGGGATGGGCAAGCGGTCGGTCTGGCCCTCTTCTTCCACACCTTCTCGACCTTCCGGGGCCAGGCGGGCCTCTACCTCGAAGACCTGTTCGTTCGGCCTTCGCATCGCAGCCGAGGGATTGGCAAGTCCTTGCTCTCCTCGCTGGCGAAGCTCGCCGTCGATCGCGGATGTGGCCGCCTGGAGTGGTCGGTCCTCAACTGGAACGAGCCCGCCATCGGCTTCTATCAAGCGATGGGAGCGCGACCAATGGACGAATGGACCGTCTACCGCATCGACGACGAACCCCTGCAACGCCTCGCCTCGCACGCGAACACCCCGTCGGCGGTCTAG
- a CDS encoding sugar phosphate isomerase/epimerase family protein, giving the protein MNLRPRSRRAFLRGTLAGGAALGLGLGLRPGRLFAQELTGAPGPGPIGEYKVSLAQWSLHKRYFASGDPAKANLGFPKDTREEFGIEAVEFVNQFFKDKARDEAYLKDLKQRADDQGVECLLIMIDGEGSLSHENPEQRNQAVENHKKWVDAAKALGCHSIRVNTGNNYSATEVADAVDGCSALAEYAKSVGLNIICENHGGPSSDPDSLIALIKGVGMDNFGTLPDFGNFPSQGPREEHDYTIDIYDAIARLMPFAKGVSAKSFDFDDKGHEIFLDYPRIMKIVTDAGYNGYVGIEYEGGRLSEPEGILATKRLLESLSGATYEPKG; this is encoded by the coding sequence ATGAATCTTCGTCCTCGATCTCGTCGCGCGTTTCTTCGAGGGACCCTGGCCGGTGGGGCCGCGCTCGGCCTCGGACTGGGCCTTCGTCCGGGCCGATTGTTCGCCCAGGAACTGACCGGAGCCCCAGGCCCAGGGCCGATCGGCGAATACAAGGTCTCGCTCGCCCAGTGGTCGCTCCACAAGCGGTACTTCGCCAGCGGCGACCCGGCGAAGGCCAACCTCGGGTTCCCCAAGGATACCCGAGAGGAGTTCGGCATCGAAGCCGTCGAGTTCGTCAATCAGTTCTTCAAGGACAAGGCCCGCGACGAGGCCTACCTGAAGGACCTGAAGCAGCGGGCCGACGACCAGGGGGTCGAATGCCTGCTCATCATGATCGACGGCGAGGGGAGCCTCAGCCATGAGAATCCCGAGCAGCGCAATCAGGCGGTCGAAAACCACAAGAAGTGGGTCGATGCCGCCAAGGCGCTGGGCTGCCACTCGATCCGGGTGAACACCGGCAACAATTACAGCGCGACCGAGGTGGCCGACGCCGTGGACGGATGCTCGGCGCTGGCCGAGTACGCGAAGTCCGTCGGCCTGAACATCATCTGCGAAAACCACGGCGGCCCGTCGAGCGATCCCGATTCCCTGATCGCCCTGATCAAGGGGGTCGGCATGGACAACTTCGGCACCCTGCCCGACTTCGGCAACTTCCCCTCGCAGGGGCCTCGGGAAGAGCACGACTACACCATCGACATCTACGACGCCATCGCCCGGTTGATGCCGTTTGCCAAGGGGGTCTCGGCCAAGTCGTTCGATTTCGACGACAAGGGGCATGAGATTTTCCTCGACTACCCCCGGATCATGAAGATTGTCACCGACGCGGGCTACAATGGCTACGTCGGCATCGAGTACGAAGGCGGCCGCCTCTCTGAGCCGGAAGGCATTCTGGCCACCAAGCGGCTGCTCGAATCCCTCTCCGGAGCGACGTACGAGCCGAAGGGCTGA
- a CDS encoding aldo/keto reductase produces MRYRTFGRTGWSVSEIGYGMWGMAGWVDSNDDESMASLHRSVELGCTFFDTAWGYGEGHSERLLGRLVKAHPDRRLYVATKIPPKNFTWPSRRGFTLDDCFPPDHIREYAEKSLANLDLPRIDLLQFHVWEDTWATDDRWQRAMDDLKREGLVEAVGVSVNRWEPTNGVEAIKTGLVDAVQVIYNIFDQAPEDELFPLCQERNIGVIARVPFDEGTLTGNLSYDSTWPEGDWRNTYFVPENLRASVDRAEALRPLVPEGMTMPELALRWILTEPTVSTIIPGMRKLRHVEANIATSDGVPLEPKLHQSLRAHRWDRTPTSWSQ; encoded by the coding sequence ATGCGTTACCGGACCTTTGGTCGAACCGGGTGGTCGGTCTCCGAGATCGGCTACGGCATGTGGGGCATGGCCGGCTGGGTCGACTCGAACGATGACGAGTCGATGGCCAGCCTTCATCGATCCGTCGAGCTGGGCTGCACATTCTTCGACACCGCCTGGGGCTACGGCGAGGGGCACAGCGAGCGCCTGCTCGGCCGCCTGGTCAAGGCCCATCCCGACCGTCGCCTCTACGTCGCCACCAAGATCCCGCCGAAGAACTTCACCTGGCCCTCGCGCCGCGGATTCACGCTCGACGACTGCTTCCCGCCCGACCACATCCGCGAGTATGCCGAGAAAAGCCTGGCGAACCTCGACCTGCCCCGCATCGACCTGCTCCAGTTCCACGTCTGGGAAGATACCTGGGCGACCGACGACCGTTGGCAGCGCGCCATGGACGACCTGAAGCGCGAAGGGCTGGTTGAGGCCGTCGGCGTCAGCGTCAACCGCTGGGAGCCGACCAACGGTGTCGAGGCCATCAAGACTGGCCTGGTTGACGCCGTTCAGGTCATCTACAACATCTTCGATCAGGCTCCCGAGGATGAGCTGTTCCCCCTCTGCCAGGAGCGGAACATCGGTGTCATCGCCCGGGTTCCCTTTGACGAAGGAACGCTCACCGGCAATCTCTCCTACGACTCCACCTGGCCCGAAGGAGACTGGCGGAATACCTACTTCGTGCCCGAAAACCTCCGGGCCAGCGTCGATCGGGCCGAGGCGCTCCGCCCGCTCGTTCCCGAAGGCATGACCATGCCCGAACTCGCCCTGCGCTGGATTCTGACCGAGCCGACCGTCTCGACCATCATCCCCGGCATGCGCAAGCTCCGGCACGTCGAGGCGAACATTGCCACGAGCGACGGTGTCCCTCTGGAACCGAAACTGCATCAATCGCTTCGCGCCCACCGATGGGATCGGACGCCGACCTCCTGGTCTCAATGA
- the panB gene encoding 3-methyl-2-oxobutanoate hydroxymethyltransferase — translation MAIENDPKVTPPVLSRWKREGRKITSLTAADFTMARLLDEAGIDVLLVGDSLGTVVQGHATTLKVTLDQMIYHAEMVARAARRALVVADLPFGSYHESRRQAVRSACRLLKETDCQAVKLEGGRRMARTIRALVESDVPVMGHIGLTPQSIRHLGRYKVQRDAEALLADAQAVAEAGAFALVIECVPSEIAATISQALTIPTIGIGAGPSCDGQVLVTHDLLGLFEGFRPKFVRRYAELAATVREAATHYANDVQSSAFPSDEEGFR, via the coding sequence ATGGCGATTGAGAACGACCCCAAGGTAACCCCTCCTGTGCTTTCCCGATGGAAGCGGGAAGGCCGGAAAATCACCTCGCTGACCGCCGCCGATTTCACCATGGCCCGCTTGCTCGACGAGGCGGGAATCGACGTCTTGCTCGTCGGAGACTCCCTCGGTACCGTCGTTCAGGGGCATGCGACGACCTTGAAGGTCACGCTCGATCAGATGATCTATCACGCCGAGATGGTTGCCCGAGCCGCCAGGCGGGCTCTGGTCGTCGCCGACCTGCCGTTCGGTTCGTACCACGAGTCGCGCCGCCAGGCCGTTCGATCGGCCTGTCGGTTGCTGAAGGAAACCGATTGCCAGGCCGTGAAGCTCGAAGGGGGGCGACGGATGGCCCGGACGATCCGAGCCCTCGTTGAGTCCGACGTGCCGGTCATGGGCCACATTGGCCTGACGCCGCAATCGATCCGCCATCTGGGCCGTTACAAGGTCCAGCGCGACGCCGAGGCCCTGCTGGCCGATGCTCAGGCCGTGGCCGAGGCCGGGGCCTTCGCCCTGGTCATCGAATGCGTGCCGTCGGAGATCGCCGCGACGATTTCGCAAGCCTTGACGATTCCGACCATCGGCATCGGCGCGGGGCCGTCGTGTGATGGCCAGGTGCTTGTCACGCACGACCTTCTCGGGCTCTTTGAAGGTTTCCGCCCCAAATTTGTCCGCCGTTACGCCGAGCTGGCCGCCACCGTCCGAGAGGCCGCCACGCACTACGCCAACGATGTCCAATCGTCGGCCTTTCCCTCCGATGAGGAAGGATTCCGATGA
- a CDS encoding alpha/beta hydrolase, producing the protein MFQERRTPGSMERSSGIGAETSVEATFIPHRYEPNYAYPLLVLLHGRGGDEQQLVDAMPTMSWRNYVGLGLRGPDPVHRAGKVAGYDWGASFRHPRRRPGPHWEEIEPDAMLHRFMTHGAADSFDSIEDTLFAAVCRTMRALHVHSERIFLVGSGEGAAVAFRLGLTHPERFAGVVALNGWIPRGFRPLARWEACRSLPILSLHGLWNARAPIQDAIKDDRLLRNAGLPITSRVYNAARTITPPMLSDVDSWLIEQCTAGIR; encoded by the coding sequence ATGTTTCAGGAACGCCGGACGCCCGGCTCGATGGAACGGTCGTCCGGGATCGGGGCGGAGACGTCGGTCGAAGCGACCTTCATCCCTCACCGGTACGAGCCGAACTACGCCTATCCCTTGCTCGTGCTCCTGCATGGTCGGGGCGGCGACGAACAGCAGCTCGTCGACGCCATGCCGACAATGAGCTGGCGAAATTATGTGGGCCTGGGACTTCGCGGTCCCGATCCCGTCCATCGCGCGGGAAAGGTCGCCGGCTATGACTGGGGAGCCTCCTTCCGGCACCCACGCCGCAGGCCCGGCCCGCACTGGGAGGAGATCGAGCCGGACGCCATGCTCCATCGCTTCATGACGCACGGCGCGGCCGACTCCTTCGACTCCATTGAAGATACCCTCTTTGCCGCCGTCTGCCGCACCATGCGGGCCTTGCACGTGCATTCCGAACGAATCTTTCTGGTCGGCAGCGGCGAGGGGGCAGCCGTCGCCTTTCGCCTCGGCTTGACGCACCCCGAGCGATTCGCGGGTGTGGTCGCCTTGAATGGCTGGATCCCCCGAGGGTTCCGCCCTCTTGCTCGCTGGGAAGCCTGTCGCTCGCTCCCGATCCTCTCCCTGCATGGACTCTGGAACGCCCGAGCGCCGATTCAGGATGCGATCAAGGACGACCGGCTCCTGCGCAACGCCGGCCTTCCCATCACCTCTCGGGTCTACAACGCGGCTCGAACCATCACCCCCCCGATGCTCTCCGATGTCGATTCCTGGCTGATTGAGCAATGCACCGCGGGTATCCGCTGA
- the hisD gene encoding histidinol dehydrogenase, with amino-acid sequence MPRSTTPALNITRIDTSSDDAREAIASLRAQLSPRGDVVSPRGRELTIAVFGEPLNPQQVVDRICADVREHGLDAVLDYTAKLDRKPLDRSNFAVSAEEMAEAFRKADREYLRTVRRVRDNILAFQSGILLRDAVMTPSPGVELTLRYRPMRRVGVCVPGGAAAYPSSLLMTVVPAQAAGVEEIAVVVPPTEFGGYNTDLLAACHLLGVKEVYRIGGAQAVAALAYGVEGIPQVDKIVGPGNLFVALAKQKVYGEVDIDSIAGPSEVVLIADWTAEPSFVAADLISQAEHSPGASILITWEADLIDRVIEALEDQLSRLSRGDLARDSLEQFGSLILVRDEEEAIELTNLIAPEHLHVSTSDAHRLADRLINAGAIFLGHLTPVAVGDYAAGPSHVLPTGGTARWASGLASNDFLKRTSLIHVDRRGLERLAPDVRLLADKEGLTAHRYSVDVRLSHENDESS; translated from the coding sequence ATGCCCCGTTCGACGACGCCTGCCTTGAACATCACCCGGATCGACACCAGCTCCGACGACGCTCGGGAGGCTATCGCCTCACTCCGGGCCCAGTTGAGCCCAAGGGGAGACGTGGTCAGCCCCCGTGGTCGAGAACTGACCATCGCCGTCTTCGGCGAGCCCCTCAACCCCCAACAGGTCGTTGATCGCATCTGTGCCGACGTCCGAGAACACGGGCTCGACGCGGTCCTCGACTACACCGCCAAGCTCGACCGCAAACCACTCGACCGCTCGAACTTTGCGGTTTCTGCCGAGGAAATGGCCGAAGCCTTCCGCAAGGCCGACCGCGAATACCTGCGCACCGTTCGTCGCGTCCGCGACAACATCCTTGCCTTTCAATCGGGCATCCTCCTCCGAGATGCGGTCATGACCCCCTCTCCCGGGGTCGAGCTCACTCTCCGCTACCGCCCGATGCGCCGGGTCGGCGTCTGTGTGCCGGGAGGGGCGGCGGCCTATCCCTCGTCGCTCCTCATGACGGTCGTCCCTGCCCAGGCGGCCGGAGTCGAGGAGATCGCCGTCGTCGTTCCTCCCACCGAGTTCGGCGGTTATAACACCGACCTTCTCGCGGCCTGTCACCTGCTGGGCGTGAAGGAGGTTTACCGGATCGGCGGCGCCCAGGCGGTGGCGGCTCTGGCCTACGGGGTCGAGGGAATTCCTCAGGTCGATAAGATCGTCGGTCCCGGCAACCTGTTCGTCGCCCTGGCCAAGCAGAAGGTCTACGGCGAGGTCGACATCGACAGCATCGCCGGGCCGAGCGAGGTCGTTCTCATCGCCGACTGGACCGCCGAGCCCTCCTTCGTCGCCGCCGACCTCATCAGCCAGGCCGAGCACTCCCCGGGCGCAAGCATCCTCATCACCTGGGAGGCCGATCTCATCGACCGCGTGATCGAGGCGCTCGAAGACCAGCTCTCCCGGCTCAGCCGGGGCGACCTGGCCCGAGACAGCCTCGAACAGTTCGGCTCGTTGATCCTCGTTCGCGACGAGGAGGAGGCGATCGAATTGACGAACCTCATCGCCCCGGAACACCTGCACGTTTCGACCAGCGACGCCCATCGCCTTGCCGATCGCCTGATCAATGCCGGCGCCATTTTCCTCGGCCATCTCACTCCCGTGGCCGTCGGAGACTACGCCGCCGGCCCGTCTCACGTCCTGCCCACCGGCGGCACCGCCCGATGGGCCTCGGGCCTGGCCTCCAACGACTTCCTGAAGCGAACAAGCCTCATCCACGTCGATCGCCGAGGCCTCGAACGCCTCGCCCCCGACGTTCGCCTGCTCGCCGACAAGGAAGGCTTGACCGCCCACCGCTACAGCGTCGACGTCCGCCTGAGCCATGAGAACGACGAGTCCTCGTGA
- the hisC gene encoding histidinol-phosphate transaminase, with protein sequence MLPHIDRMAGYIPGEQPRDPAGIIKLNTNENPYPSSPRVAEAIQTALSDGRLRRYPDPSGTAFREAVARRHGVSPDMVLAGNGSDDCLTILTRAFVGPGDPVAYPTPSYVLYHTLAEIQNARPVEVPFQPDWTLTPDAFAATGAPLAFLANPNSPSGTMLPAAEVAAIARHFPGTLVVDEAYADFADENCIGLVSELPNVIVSRTLSKGLSLAGLRIGYLIARPEVIEGLNKVKDSYNCDALSLLGGAAALDDADYTRSIRDRVIATRQRLTEATRALGYAVPESQANFVWCEGGPPAEEIYEALKAQKILVRLMRYPGRAPGLRVTVGTDEQIDRFLDVLGTILRSR encoded by the coding sequence GTGCTGCCGCACATCGACCGGATGGCCGGCTACATTCCCGGAGAGCAGCCGCGCGATCCGGCCGGCATCATCAAACTCAACACGAATGAAAACCCGTACCCATCCTCCCCCCGGGTGGCCGAGGCGATCCAGACGGCCCTGTCCGACGGTCGACTCCGGCGCTACCCCGACCCCTCCGGAACCGCCTTCCGCGAGGCCGTCGCCCGGCGTCATGGCGTCTCCCCCGACATGGTCCTGGCCGGCAACGGCTCAGACGATTGCCTCACCATCCTGACCCGAGCCTTCGTCGGGCCGGGTGATCCGGTCGCCTACCCGACCCCCAGCTACGTTCTTTATCACACCCTCGCCGAGATCCAGAACGCCCGGCCCGTCGAGGTTCCGTTTCAGCCCGATTGGACCCTCACTCCCGACGCCTTCGCCGCCACCGGCGCCCCGCTCGCCTTCCTGGCGAACCCCAATAGCCCCTCCGGCACGATGCTGCCCGCCGCCGAGGTCGCCGCCATCGCTCGCCACTTCCCGGGCACCCTCGTCGTGGATGAAGCCTATGCCGACTTCGCCGACGAGAACTGCATCGGCCTCGTCTCCGAACTGCCCAACGTCATTGTTTCCCGGACCTTGAGCAAGGGGTTGAGCCTCGCCGGATTGCGGATCGGCTACCTGATCGCCCGGCCCGAGGTGATTGAAGGATTGAACAAGGTCAAGGATTCCTATAACTGCGACGCCCTCAGCCTGCTCGGCGGCGCGGCGGCGCTCGACGATGCCGACTACACCCGGTCGATCCGCGATCGCGTCATCGCCACCCGCCAACGCCTCACCGAGGCCACCCGAGCCCTCGGCTACGCCGTTCCCGAGAGCCAGGCCAACTTCGTCTGGTGCGAGGGCGGTCCCCCGGCCGAGGAGATCTATGAGGCATTGAAAGCGCAGAAGATCCTGGTTCGCTTGATGCGTTATCCCGGCCGCGCTCCCGGCCTGCGCGTCACGGTCGGGACCGATGAGCAGATCGACCGCTTCCTCGACGTGCTCGGTACGATCCTCCGATCCCGTTGA
- a CDS encoding 3-keto-disaccharide hydrolase: protein MIVSTALALATLLFVAPTDESQLNTPPEGFIALFNGEDLTHWKKDNDAAEHWTVKDGILHYDGKGNSLVTAKDYGDIELYVDWKIGPKADSGIYLRGKPQVQIWDEPEIGSGGLFNNKVGESKPLVVADKPIGEWNTFHIIMKGEKVTVFLNGEKVVDDVALENWPDYDGPIPAKGTIELQHHGNPLEFRNIYLKELD from the coding sequence GTGATCGTCTCGACTGCCCTGGCCCTGGCCACCCTGCTGTTCGTCGCCCCGACCGACGAGAGCCAACTGAACACCCCGCCCGAAGGCTTCATCGCCCTGTTCAACGGCGAGGACCTGACCCACTGGAAGAAAGACAACGACGCTGCCGAGCACTGGACCGTCAAGGACGGCATCCTTCATTACGATGGCAAAGGCAACAGCCTGGTCACCGCGAAGGATTACGGCGACATCGAACTGTACGTCGATTGGAAGATCGGGCCGAAGGCCGATTCTGGCATCTACCTGCGCGGCAAGCCCCAGGTCCAGATCTGGGATGAACCGGAAATCGGCTCCGGCGGCCTGTTCAACAACAAGGTCGGCGAAAGCAAGCCGCTGGTGGTCGCCGACAAGCCGATCGGCGAGTGGAACACCTTTCATATCATCATGAAGGGGGAAAAGGTTACGGTTTTCCTCAACGGCGAGAAGGTGGTCGACGATGTCGCCCTGGAAAACTGGCCCGACTACGACGGCCCGATCCCGGCCAAGGGTACGATCGAACTTCAGCACCACGGCAACCCGTTGGAGTTCCGCAACATCTACCTCAAGGAACTGGACTGA